A section of the Verrucomicrobiota bacterium genome encodes:
- a CDS encoding M14 family metallocarboxypeptidase, whose protein sequence is MSGPRKIRSFAPVIRRINALDKHKSFRVSEIGSVSGLPFLMIDNLHPPSHAEYTVHLTAGIHGDEPAGVLGLISFLEKIPPKILRQVALTVFPCVNVWGYERNLRVNEKGEDINRCFQVGTNCAEVILMRKGWGKRKYDFVASCHEDYDSLGAYIYELKYDPPFWGPQILAAFSRCVTLDTRPEIEGLPALQGHICHDIKKLPPDIHAEAIYLIKGENANTRHTLTFETPSLQPLENRIAAQIAGLKKCFSLLMDNKLRS, encoded by the coding sequence ATGAGCGGCCCCCGAAAAATACGTTCATTTGCCCCGGTCATCCGGAGGATTAATGCTTTGGACAAGCATAAGTCTTTCAGGGTCAGTGAAATAGGAAGTGTTTCAGGGCTTCCATTTCTGATGATTGATAACCTTCATCCACCCAGCCATGCGGAATATACTGTTCATCTAACAGCGGGAATCCATGGGGATGAACCCGCCGGTGTATTAGGATTAATAAGTTTTTTAGAAAAAATTCCACCGAAAATCCTTCGGCAAGTCGCCCTGACGGTTTTTCCTTGTGTCAATGTCTGGGGTTATGAGCGCAATTTGCGCGTGAATGAGAAGGGGGAGGATATTAACCGTTGTTTTCAGGTCGGAACAAATTGTGCGGAGGTGATTTTAATGAGGAAAGGGTGGGGAAAACGGAAATATGACTTTGTAGCGAGTTGTCATGAAGATTACGACTCACTGGGAGCCTATATATATGAGCTGAAATATGATCCTCCCTTCTGGGGCCCCCAGATTCTTGCAGCTTTTTCCAGGTGTGTTACCCTTGATACCCGTCCAGAGATTGAGGGACTGCCCGCGCTTCAGGGGCACATTTGCCATGACATAAAAAAGTTACCGCCGGATATTCATGCGGAAGCCATCTACCTGATCAAAGGTGAAAATGCCAACACGAGGCATACGTTAACCTTTGAAACCCCCTCTCTCCAGCCCCTTGAAAACCGGATCGCCGCGCAAATTGCGGGATTAAAGAAGTGTTTCAGCCTGCTCATGGACAATAAACTCCGATCATAA